One window from the genome of Phycisphaerales bacterium encodes:
- a CDS encoding aminotransferase class IV, with the protein MLQQQNPKNQDIIVNINGTLSPRGEARVSPFDSSVQNGDAVWEGLRVYDGRIFRLREHLARLRRSATALAYASIPSDEEMIAEVRRTLEANGMRDGVHVRLTLTRGEKYTSGLDPRINTAGHTLIVLAEHKPPVYDKSGITLKTAAHRRPPSDVLDQKIHSCNQLTSILAKLEANAAGADDALMLDTRGFIAETNATHLFFVEGGVIRTPTTAACPEGITRSVILEICRANDIQCDEADLTLSEAYRADEVFCTGTMGEIAPVVEVDGRRIGNGAMGPMTARLSDLFGKLTACEGESVVS; encoded by the coding sequence GTGCTTCAGCAGCAGAACCCGAAGAACCAAGACATCATCGTCAACATCAACGGCACGCTCTCGCCACGAGGCGAGGCCCGCGTGAGTCCGTTCGACTCGTCCGTGCAGAACGGCGACGCTGTGTGGGAGGGGCTCCGCGTCTACGACGGGCGGATCTTCCGGCTGCGCGAGCACCTCGCCAGGCTGCGCCGCTCGGCAACAGCGCTTGCCTACGCGAGCATACCCAGCGATGAAGAGATGATTGCGGAAGTTCGGCGCACCCTCGAGGCCAACGGCATGCGCGACGGCGTGCATGTCCGGCTCACGCTCACGCGCGGCGAGAAGTACACGTCGGGGCTCGATCCGCGGATCAACACGGCCGGGCACACGCTGATCGTGCTGGCCGAGCACAAGCCGCCCGTGTACGACAAGTCCGGCATCACGCTCAAGACGGCCGCGCACCGGCGTCCGCCGTCGGACGTGCTCGACCAGAAGATCCACTCGTGCAACCAGCTCACTTCGATCCTGGCGAAGCTCGAGGCCAACGCCGCGGGCGCGGACGATGCCCTGATGCTCGATACGCGGGGCTTCATCGCCGAGACCAACGCGACGCACCTGTTCTTCGTCGAGGGCGGCGTGATCCGGACGCCGACGACGGCCGCGTGCCCCGAGGGCATCACGCGATCGGTCATCCTGGAGATCTGTAGGGCCAACGACATCCAGTGCGACGAGGCCGATCTCACGCTGTCTGAGGCGTATCGGGCCGACGAAGTGTTCTGCACGGGCACGATGGGCGAGATCGCGCCGGTCGTGGAAGTCGACGGTCGTCGAATCGGGAATGGTGCGATGGGCCCGATGACCGCCCGCCTGTCCGACCTGTTCGGCAAACTCACCGCCTGCGAGGGCGAATCAGTAGTTTCCTGA
- the aspS gene encoding aspartate--tRNA ligase encodes MLQRTAACGELRIDHAGTAATLAGWVNNYRDHGTGLVFIDLRDHTGLTQLVFDKEDAPAGIVEAADKLRAEDVIAVKGHVRKRDGGPNPKLPTGEIELVVEKLEVLAKADTPPFQPGDEQNLPGEELRLRHRYLDLRRPKMQHVLRTRHRVTKIARDFFDALGFIEVETPNLCRSTPEGARDFLVPSRLQPGEFYALPQSPQLFKQILMVAGADRYMQICRCFRDEDPRADRQAEFTQIDLEMAFVSREDVLTTMEAFARTLWKEVLGVEVPKFPRMTWQEAMDTYGSDRPDLRYDLELEDISDLAARTDFKVFQQALAKNPGSGHPSTRDGGVVKAFRVPGGAEKLTRKLTDGYAEFVKQFGAGGAPVTKVTESGFETGIARFIEPITKELKERLKLQPGDTVIFGADGYNTCSKALGELRQKVARDLDLIDGNKWAFLWVVDFPMFEYDDGDGQSSGRYYALHHPFTAPRADQAERLLGASAEDKQTLLGVLSDGYDMVVNGSEIGGGSIRIHRRDVQQKVFGLLGLDDEEAKAKFGFLLDALRYGAPPHGGIAFGLDRLVMHLAGTENIRDVIAFPKTQTGADLMTEAPSAVDEAQLKDLHVRVVEAAPAAASPA; translated from the coding sequence ATGCTTCAGCGCACCGCCGCCTGCGGCGAGCTTCGGATCGACCACGCCGGCACCGCCGCCACCCTGGCAGGCTGGGTCAACAACTACCGTGACCACGGCACGGGCCTGGTGTTCATCGACCTGCGCGACCATACCGGCCTGACCCAGCTCGTCTTCGACAAGGAAGACGCCCCGGCCGGCATCGTCGAGGCCGCGGATAAGCTGCGCGCCGAGGACGTCATCGCCGTCAAGGGCCACGTCCGCAAGCGCGACGGCGGGCCCAATCCCAAGCTGCCCACCGGCGAGATCGAGCTGGTCGTCGAGAAGCTGGAAGTCCTGGCCAAGGCCGACACGCCGCCCTTCCAGCCCGGCGACGAGCAGAACTTGCCCGGCGAAGAGCTCAGGTTGCGGCACCGCTACCTCGACCTGCGCCGGCCCAAGATGCAGCACGTGCTGCGCACGCGCCACCGCGTGACCAAGATCGCGCGCGACTTCTTCGACGCGCTCGGGTTCATCGAGGTCGAGACGCCCAACCTGTGCCGGAGCACGCCCGAGGGCGCCCGCGACTTCCTCGTGCCCAGCCGATTGCAGCCGGGCGAGTTCTACGCGCTGCCGCAGAGCCCGCAGCTCTTCAAGCAGATCCTGATGGTGGCCGGCGCGGATCGCTACATGCAGATCTGCCGCTGCTTCCGCGACGAGGACCCGCGCGCCGACCGGCAGGCCGAGTTCACGCAGATCGATCTCGAGATGGCCTTCGTTTCGCGCGAGGACGTGCTCACCACGATGGAGGCGTTCGCACGCACGCTGTGGAAGGAAGTGCTCGGCGTCGAGGTGCCCAAGTTCCCACGCATGACCTGGCAGGAGGCCATGGACACCTACGGCAGCGACCGGCCCGACCTGCGCTACGACCTCGAGCTCGAGGACATCAGCGACCTGGCGGCCAGGACCGACTTCAAGGTCTTCCAGCAGGCCCTCGCCAAGAACCCCGGCAGCGGCCACCCGTCGACGCGAGACGGCGGCGTCGTCAAGGCGTTCCGCGTGCCCGGCGGGGCCGAGAAGCTGACCCGCAAGCTGACCGATGGTTACGCGGAGTTCGTCAAGCAATTCGGCGCGGGCGGAGCGCCCGTCACCAAAGTCACCGAGAGCGGCTTCGAGACCGGCATCGCGCGATTCATCGAGCCCATCACCAAGGAGCTCAAGGAGCGCCTCAAGCTCCAGCCGGGCGATACCGTCATCTTCGGCGCCGACGGGTACAACACCTGCTCGAAGGCCCTCGGCGAGCTGCGCCAGAAGGTCGCCAGGGACCTCGACCTCATCGACGGCAACAAGTGGGCGTTCCTCTGGGTCGTCGACTTCCCGATGTTCGAGTACGACGACGGAGATGGTCAGTCGAGCGGACGCTACTACGCGCTGCACCACCCCTTCACCGCGCCGCGGGCCGACCAGGCCGAGCGGTTGCTCGGCGCGAGCGCCGAGGACAAGCAGACGCTGCTGGGCGTGCTCAGCGACGGGTACGACATGGTCGTCAACGGCAGCGAGATCGGCGGCGGCTCCATCCGCATCCACCGCCGCGACGTGCAGCAGAAGGTCTTCGGCCTGCTCGGGCTCGACGACGAGGAGGCCAAGGCCAAGTTCGGCTTCCTGCTCGATGCGTTGCGGTATGGCGCCCCGCCCCACGGCGGCATCGCCTTCGGCCTCGATCGCCTGGTCATGCACCTGGCCGGCACCGAGAACATCCGCGACGTCATCGCCTTCCCCAAGACGCAGACGGGCGCCGACCTGATGACCGAGGCCCCCTCGGCGGTCGACGAGGCGCAGCTCAAGGACCTGCACGTCCGCGTGGTGGAAGCAGCGCCGGCCGCCGCGAGCCCTGCCTAG
- a CDS encoding zinc ABC transporter substrate-binding protein, translating into MTRGFGSGSGFVLVFVVIVLGLFASCGREAPAPGTRADEGPFAIVATTGMIGDVVARVAGERGEVDVLMGAGIDPHLYQPTRDDMAALMAADVVFYNGLLLEGRMTDALVRAASADRGVFAVTELIDPQYLVQPEDMEGKDDPHVWMDPTAWAKAVEVVRDRLIERDPDGESAYAGNAEALLEEIAQLDAYCQRVLQSVPEGQRVLVSAHDAFGYFGRRYGYEVLGIQGLSTESEAGVRDIERLVDLLVDRRIAAVFVESTVSERNVKALIAGAEARGHTVTIGGELFSDAMGPGGTYEGTYVGMIDHNATTIARALGGEAPEDGMQGKLTP; encoded by the coding sequence ATGACCCGTGGATTCGGCTCCGGCTCCGGCTTCGTCTTGGTATTCGTCGTGATCGTCCTTGGCCTGTTCGCGTCCTGCGGCCGGGAAGCCCCCGCGCCCGGCACGCGAGCGGACGAGGGGCCGTTCGCCATCGTCGCGACGACCGGCATGATCGGCGACGTCGTTGCCCGGGTCGCCGGCGAGCGGGGCGAGGTCGACGTGCTCATGGGCGCGGGCATCGATCCACACCTGTACCAGCCCACGCGCGACGACATGGCCGCCCTCATGGCCGCCGACGTGGTCTTCTACAACGGGCTGCTGCTCGAGGGCCGCATGACCGATGCGCTGGTGCGCGCGGCGTCGGCCGACCGCGGCGTGTTCGCCGTGACCGAGCTGATCGATCCGCAGTACCTCGTCCAGCCCGAGGACATGGAGGGCAAGGACGACCCGCACGTCTGGATGGACCCGACGGCCTGGGCGAAGGCCGTTGAGGTCGTGCGCGATCGGCTCATCGAGCGCGACCCGGACGGTGAATCGGCGTACGCCGGCAACGCCGAGGCGCTGCTCGAGGAGATCGCCCAGCTCGACGCGTACTGCCAGCGGGTGCTGCAGAGCGTGCCCGAGGGCCAGCGCGTGCTCGTGTCGGCCCACGATGCCTTCGGCTATTTCGGTCGGCGGTACGGCTACGAGGTGCTGGGCATCCAGGGGCTGAGCACCGAGAGCGAGGCGGGCGTGCGCGACATCGAGCGGCTGGTGGACCTGCTGGTCGATCGCCGGATCGCGGCGGTGTTCGTCGAGTCGACCGTCTCGGAGCGCAATGTCAAGGCGCTCATCGCCGGGGCGGAAGCCCGCGGGCACACGGTGACCATCGGCGGCGAGCTCTTCAGCGATGCCATGGGACCCGGCGGCACCTACGAGGGCACGTACGTGGGCATGATCGACCACAACGCGACGACCATCGCCCGCGCGCTGGGCGGCGAGGCGCCCGAGGACGGCATGCAGGGAAAGCTCACGCCGTGA
- a CDS encoding metal ABC transporter ATP-binding protein: MTAQGSHSVVHTRREQTLAALPEHSADSPLSIHAMTVAYQRKPVLWDVDYDAPANALVAIVGPNGAGKSTLIKAALGLVPRASGLVEFWGEPYKRVRDRVAYVPQRESVDWSFPVSALDVVCMGRYRRVGWLRPVGRAHKRAALECLDRVGLADLAHRQISQLSGGQQQRVFLARALAQEGDLYVMDEPFAGVDAATERAIVALLRELRDAGKTAIVVHHDLQTVPQYFDHAMLLNMRVVASGPVDEVFTEDNLQKTYGGKLTLLSEAAEAVARSGMRVR; the protein is encoded by the coding sequence GTGACCGCCCAGGGCAGCCACAGCGTGGTTCACACGCGCCGGGAGCAGACCCTGGCGGCGCTGCCCGAGCACTCGGCCGATAGCCCGCTCTCGATCCACGCGATGACGGTGGCCTACCAGCGTAAGCCCGTGCTGTGGGACGTGGACTACGACGCGCCGGCCAACGCGCTCGTCGCCATCGTCGGTCCGAACGGTGCGGGCAAGAGCACGCTCATCAAGGCGGCGCTGGGCCTGGTGCCGCGGGCCAGCGGGCTGGTCGAGTTCTGGGGCGAGCCCTACAAGCGCGTGCGCGACCGCGTGGCCTACGTGCCCCAGCGCGAGAGCGTCGACTGGTCGTTCCCGGTCAGCGCGCTCGACGTCGTATGCATGGGGCGGTACCGGCGGGTCGGCTGGTTGCGCCCGGTCGGCAGGGCGCACAAACGCGCGGCGCTCGAGTGCCTCGATCGCGTCGGCCTGGCGGACCTGGCCCACCGGCAGATCAGCCAGCTCTCGGGCGGTCAACAGCAGCGGGTATTCCTGGCCCGGGCGCTGGCGCAGGAGGGCGACCTGTACGTCATGGACGAGCCGTTCGCGGGCGTCGATGCCGCGACGGAGCGGGCGATCGTGGCCCTGCTGCGCGAGCTGCGCGACGCGGGCAAGACGGCGATCGTCGTGCACCACGACCTGCAGACCGTGCCGCAGTACTTCGACCACGCCATGCTGCTGAACATGCGCGTCGTGGCGTCCGGGCCGGTTGACGAGGTTTTCACCGAGGACAACCTCCAGAAGACCTACGGCGGCAAGCTCACGCTGCTGAGCGAGGCGGCCGAGGCCGTGGCCCGCTCGGGCATGAGGGTGCGGTAG
- a CDS encoding metal ABC transporter permease, producing the protein MALARPESLSVGQVVEVLTFQAGYNTNAVLAGSAMLGLSAGVVGVFALLRKRSLVADAIGHATLPGIVIAFLVAVALGGSGRSLPVLLLGAAASGALSVLCIFAILRFTRLREDAAIGIVLGVFFGLGVVLLSYVQRPENVGASPAGLHHFIYGQTAAMRAGDAMLMGGIALGAILAMLILFKELALTSFNDEFARVAGYPVGVLDGVMLALVVLVTVAGLQAVGLILVIALLIIPPVAARLWTDRLPLLVVFAGGLGALSGFVGAAASALLPRTPAGSVIVLCGGAVFVVSLLAAPRHGVVAVGGRRALQRLRIAGEHMLEAAYEHVVTRRHETVVPARTVRAMERLWGWPVWLGPMVLAGLRRRGFVSRVEGGYELTPSGVERGARIARNHRLWEQYLQAYADVAPGHVDWSADMVEHVLSPELVAELEAAIARAAGTPA; encoded by the coding sequence GTGGCCCTGGCGCGTCCCGAGTCGCTCTCGGTGGGTCAGGTCGTGGAGGTCCTGACCTTCCAGGCGGGGTACAACACGAACGCCGTGCTGGCGGGGTCGGCGATGCTGGGGCTCTCGGCGGGCGTCGTCGGGGTGTTTGCGCTGCTGCGCAAGCGGTCGCTGGTGGCCGACGCCATCGGGCACGCGACGCTGCCGGGCATCGTGATCGCCTTCCTGGTCGCCGTGGCTCTGGGGGGATCGGGGCGATCGCTGCCGGTGCTGCTGCTCGGGGCGGCGGCGTCGGGCGCGCTCTCGGTGCTGTGCATCTTCGCGATCCTGAGGTTCACGCGATTGCGCGAGGATGCGGCCATCGGCATCGTGCTGGGCGTGTTCTTCGGGTTGGGCGTGGTGCTGCTCAGCTACGTGCAGCGGCCCGAGAACGTGGGTGCGTCGCCGGCGGGGCTGCACCACTTCATCTACGGCCAAACCGCCGCCATGCGCGCAGGAGACGCGATGCTGATGGGCGGCATCGCGCTCGGCGCGATCCTCGCCATGCTCATCTTGTTCAAGGAGCTGGCGCTCACGAGCTTCAACGACGAGTTTGCGCGCGTCGCGGGCTATCCGGTCGGCGTGCTCGATGGCGTGATGCTGGCGCTGGTGGTGCTGGTGACGGTCGCGGGGCTGCAGGCGGTCGGGCTGATACTCGTGATCGCGCTCTTGATCATCCCGCCCGTGGCGGCGCGGCTGTGGACGGACCGGCTGCCGCTGCTCGTCGTCTTCGCTGGCGGGCTCGGCGCCCTCAGCGGGTTTGTCGGCGCGGCGGCGAGCGCCCTGCTGCCGCGCACGCCGGCGGGTTCGGTCATCGTGCTGTGCGGCGGGGCCGTTTTCGTCGTCAGCCTGCTGGCGGCACCACGCCACGGGGTCGTCGCGGTGGGCGGGCGGCGGGCGCTCCAGCGGCTCCGCATCGCCGGCGAGCACATGCTGGAGGCGGCGTACGAGCACGTGGTGACCCGCCGCCACGAGACGGTCGTGCCGGCGCGCACGGTGCGGGCGATGGAGAGGCTGTGGGGCTGGCCGGTATGGCTGGGGCCGATGGTGCTGGCGGGTCTGCGGCGTCGCGGCTTCGTGAGCCGGGTCGAGGGCGGGTACGAGCTCACGCCCAGCGGCGTGGAGCGCGGCGCCCGTATCGCCCGGAACCACCGCCTGTGGGAGCAGTACCTGCAGGCCTACGCCGACGTCGCGCCGGGGCACGTCGACTGGTCGGCCGACATGGTCGAGCACGTGCTAAGCCCGGAACTCGTAGCCGAACTCGAGGCGGCGATCGCCCGGGCGGCGGGAACGCCGGCATGA
- a CDS encoding glycosyltransferase family 39 protein, protein MPDDPQHASDLGPIHAEPGGTIRITHERLAWGFVVLGCLACTVRYVLGFPLIPDEAALAVNIARRGYEGLLTELDFGQMAPPLFLMVEEFATRAFGFNEWSLRAFPFLGAVGAILLFPLVARRLLEGWAFTLAVAVFSVSYWPIRYSAEVKPYGVDMLVTVLWMLLALRWRDSERPWVWLVAMCPLALVGFGVSFPSVFVGGGAVAFMTLAGVRHGWLTRLTQPGVVGACLLAGFVGTYRFLVPASSDTASWMADYWQKAFPPTDSLASAAWWFLDVLTGELVPYPVGGENFASTGTLLCVLVGVALLLRDRRLGVLVLLLGPVALALVAGFLQKYPFGTPTRLQLYLAPIFCVLAGCGLAWLMARLGDAVRAPAWRSPMRVAATGLACIAIATMARDLINPQKSSTDAVLRDATDVIWGAARFDGPRPLSLREDLGAAFVPEPEGMQSEVTRFLANYHMRVQREAEDAQQRDVDPGEPVEVVTFYVDGYVDQALRREWIRTFERSHGLRLAHSGLLTIPHVGNHEDLLRFDRIEVLRFEPAATAIETGDSAALP, encoded by the coding sequence TTGCCCGACGACCCGCAACACGCCAGCGACCTGGGCCCGATCCATGCCGAGCCCGGCGGCACGATCCGCATCACGCACGAGCGGCTCGCGTGGGGCTTCGTCGTGCTCGGGTGCCTGGCGTGCACGGTGCGGTACGTCCTGGGCTTTCCGCTGATCCCCGACGAGGCGGCCTTGGCGGTGAACATCGCCCGCCGCGGGTACGAGGGGCTGCTGACCGAGCTCGACTTCGGGCAGATGGCTCCGCCGCTGTTCCTGATGGTCGAAGAGTTCGCCACGCGTGCGTTCGGCTTCAACGAGTGGTCGCTACGGGCGTTCCCGTTCCTCGGCGCGGTCGGCGCAATCTTGCTGTTCCCGCTGGTCGCGCGGCGGCTGCTCGAGGGCTGGGCCTTCACGCTCGCCGTCGCGGTGTTCAGCGTGTCGTACTGGCCCATCCGCTACAGCGCCGAGGTGAAGCCCTACGGCGTCGACATGCTGGTGACCGTGCTGTGGATGCTGCTGGCGCTGCGATGGCGGGACAGCGAGCGGCCCTGGGTCTGGCTGGTGGCGATGTGCCCGCTGGCATTGGTCGGCTTCGGCGTTTCGTTTCCCTCGGTCTTCGTGGGTGGCGGCGCGGTGGCGTTCATGACGCTCGCGGGCGTGCGGCACGGCTGGCTGACGCGGCTGACGCAGCCGGGCGTCGTCGGGGCCTGCCTGCTGGCGGGGTTCGTCGGCACGTACCGCTTCCTGGTGCCGGCGAGCAGCGACACGGCGAGCTGGATGGCCGACTACTGGCAGAAGGCGTTTCCGCCGACGGATTCGCTCGCGTCGGCCGCGTGGTGGTTCCTCGACGTGCTCACGGGCGAGCTCGTGCCCTACCCCGTGGGCGGCGAGAACTTTGCCAGCACGGGCACGTTGCTATGCGTGCTGGTGGGGGTGGCGCTGCTGCTGCGCGATCGACGCTTGGGCGTGCTGGTGCTCTTGCTCGGGCCGGTCGCGCTTGCGCTGGTCGCGGGCTTCCTGCAGAAGTACCCCTTCGGCACGCCCACGCGGCTGCAGCTCTATTTGGCGCCGATTTTCTGCGTGCTGGCGGGCTGCGGGCTGGCGTGGCTGATGGCCAGGCTCGGCGACGCCGTCCGCGCGCCGGCGTGGCGGAGCCCGATGCGCGTGGCGGCGACGGGCCTGGCGTGCATCGCCATCGCGACGATGGCCCGCGACCTGATCAACCCGCAGAAGTCCTCCACCGATGCCGTGCTGCGCGACGCGACCGACGTCATCTGGGGTGCCGCACGCTTCGATGGCCCGCGGCCGCTGTCGCTCCGAGAAGACCTCGGCGCGGCGTTCGTGCCCGAGCCCGAGGGCATGCAGAGCGAGGTCACGCGCTTCCTGGCCAACTACCACATGCGCGTGCAGCGAGAGGCCGAAGACGCCCAGCAGCGCGACGTCGATCCAGGCGAGCCGGTCGAGGTCGTGACCTTCTACGTCGACGGCTACGTCGACCAAGCGCTGCGACGGGAGTGGATCAGGACCTTCGAGCGAAGCCACGGCCTGCGGCTGGCGCACAGCGGCCTGCTCACGATCCCGCACGTGGGCAACCACGAGGACCTGCTGCGCTTCGACCGGATCGAGGTGCTGCGGTTCGAGCCGGCGGCGACGGCGATCGAGACCGGTGACTCGGCGGCGCTGCCCTAG
- a CDS encoding potassium channel family protein gives MTPEAAAPLWETDAAVLPVVVATAVAAAACVGLHAEVVCRLTSWAHSTKRSVRLVLPSCVLTLLATHVVQVLIFAMAHFVIERLYGERVGILSMAADGSLTERIYFSGVVFSTLGFGDIVPMGPLRLLVTVESISGLMLIAWSATMTYAVIEREHDTRRQRRS, from the coding sequence ATGACGCCCGAAGCCGCCGCGCCATTATGGGAGACCGACGCCGCCGTCCTGCCGGTCGTCGTCGCAACGGCCGTCGCGGCGGCCGCGTGCGTTGGGCTGCACGCCGAGGTCGTGTGTCGCCTCACGTCGTGGGCCCATTCAACGAAGCGGTCGGTGCGCCTGGTGCTGCCGAGCTGCGTCCTTACGCTCCTAGCGACGCACGTCGTGCAGGTGCTCATCTTTGCGATGGCACACTTCGTGATCGAGCGTCTATACGGCGAACGCGTCGGCATCCTCAGCATGGCAGCCGACGGCTCGCTCACGGAGCGGATCTACTTCTCGGGTGTGGTCTTCTCGACGCTCGGCTTCGGCGATATCGTGCCCATGGGCCCGCTGAGGTTGCTCGTGACGGTTGAGTCGATCTCGGGGCTGATGCTCATCGCCTGGTCGGCCACCATGACGTACGCGGTAATCGAACGGGAGCACGACACGCGGCGACAGCGACGCTCGTAA
- a CDS encoding diacylglycerol kinase family protein — MPEPRRVGLVHNRFSGKGRGPDFVSRLRSRAEPLAWLDLVDLPLDLALSEGALDALDAVVIVGGDGTVHHALASMTAAKAGHGVPTLIAPLGTENVVAKELGLTSRVPSVLASLRAFGDGAAPVRSDLGLVHHPDGRPGTPFALMLTTGPDAAVLHRVARQREGTTSKLDYVVPTITRALRPRVGRLSVTVDGQQLASDRRGCLIVAVGPRYPLKLDLARNASRTDGLLDAMFLPASTTASLVGWAAMARLGLHVRHPQARYAQGRRIELTMHDHDPEAEMMEALQIDGEIERVACDAEGTMVIETMPSALPLILPAIQEPRARAKPAMAGG; from the coding sequence ATGCCAGAGCCACGCCGCGTCGGCCTCGTGCACAACCGCTTCTCGGGCAAGGGCCGGGGCCCGGACTTCGTCTCGCGGCTGCGATCGCGGGCCGAGCCGCTGGCGTGGCTCGACCTCGTCGATCTGCCGCTCGACCTCGCGCTCTCCGAGGGCGCCCTGGATGCCCTGGACGCGGTCGTCATCGTCGGCGGCGACGGCACCGTGCACCACGCCCTGGCATCGATGACGGCGGCCAAGGCCGGCCACGGCGTGCCCACGCTCATCGCGCCGCTGGGCACCGAGAACGTCGTGGCGAAGGAACTGGGCCTGACGTCCCGTGTGCCGAGCGTGCTCGCGTCGCTCCGGGCGTTCGGCGACGGGGCCGCACCCGTCCGCAGCGACCTGGGCCTGGTGCACCATCCGGACGGACGGCCCGGCACGCCCTTCGCGCTCATGCTCACCACCGGCCCGGACGCGGCCGTGCTCCACCGCGTCGCCCGCCAGCGCGAGGGCACGACGAGCAAGCTCGACTACGTCGTGCCCACGATCACGCGCGCGCTCCGGCCCAGGGTCGGCCGGCTGAGCGTCACGGTCGATGGGCAGCAGCTCGCCAGCGATCGCCGGGGCTGCCTCATCGTCGCCGTCGGCCCGCGATACCCGCTCAAGCTCGACCTCGCCCGCAACGCCAGCCGCACCGACGGCCTGCTCGACGCGATGTTCCTGCCCGCCAGCACGACGGCGAGCCTCGTCGGCTGGGCCGCCATGGCTCGCCTCGGCCTGCACGTCCGCCACCCGCAGGCCCGCTACGCCCAGGGCAGGCGCATCGAGCTCACCATGCACGACCACGATCCCGAGGCCGAGATGATGGAGGCCCTCCAGATCGACGGCGAGATCGAGCGCGTGGCGTGCGACGCGGAAGGCACGATGGTGATCGAGACGATGCCCAGCGCGCTGCCGCTGATCCTGCCGGCGATTCAGGAGCCACGGGCCAGGGCGAAGCCCGCGATGGCGGGCGGGTAG
- a CDS encoding exopolysaccharide biosynthesis protein, with protein sequence MPDRPKKLGDLLDDLDDEVEGDDSLSVQDILDAFGSRSFGPLLALPGLVGLSPVGAVPGAPAVIAVFILLVAVQHAVGLDHPWLPKKLTERSVPKAKWDKARDRVRPWLTRVDALIQPRLEWLTGSIVQRIIAAVVIALAVSMFPLGFIPFAVAAPAGAILLFGLAISARDGLAVVLALLATAGTGYLVWTMVN encoded by the coding sequence ATGCCCGATCGACCCAAGAAGCTCGGCGACCTGCTGGACGACCTCGATGACGAGGTCGAGGGCGATGATTCGCTCTCGGTGCAGGACATTCTCGATGCGTTCGGCAGCCGATCGTTCGGTCCGCTGCTGGCATTGCCCGGTCTGGTCGGGCTGAGCCCGGTGGGCGCGGTGCCCGGGGCGCCGGCGGTCATCGCGGTCTTCATTCTTCTGGTCGCCGTCCAGCACGCGGTGGGGCTCGATCATCCGTGGCTGCCCAAGAAGCTGACCGAGCGGTCGGTGCCGAAGGCGAAGTGGGACAAGGCCCGCGACCGGGTTCGTCCGTGGCTCACGCGGGTGGATGCGCTGATCCAGCCCCGGCTGGAGTGGCTCACGGGGTCGATCGTGCAGCGAATCATCGCCGCGGTCGTGATCGCGCTGGCGGTCTCGATGTTCCCGCTGGGATTCATCCCGTTCGCGGTGGCGGCGCCGGCGGGAGCCATCCTTTTGTTCGGCCTGGCCATCTCGGCGCGCGATGGTCTGGCGGTGGTGCTGGCGTTGCTCGCGACCGCTGGAACGGGATATCTCGTCTGGACGATGGTGAACTGA
- the mntR gene encoding manganese-binding transcriptional regulator MntR: MANPKKQRASPVQPRRGHQRTRDDHASETAEDYVEAIAEVIERDGTCRVKHLAARFGVSHVTVVRTIGRLEEGGLVSTEPYRPIELTAKGKRLARACRERHEVVYRFLLAIGVPEKVAAVDSEGLEHHVSKATLARFKAIAEGSDGGRAGPGGGDP; encoded by the coding sequence GTGGCCAACCCCAAGAAGCAGCGAGCCAGCCCCGTCCAGCCCCGCCGCGGACACCAGCGCACGCGCGACGACCACGCCAGCGAGACCGCCGAGGACTACGTCGAGGCCATCGCCGAGGTGATCGAGCGGGACGGCACGTGCCGCGTGAAGCACCTGGCCGCTCGGTTCGGCGTGAGCCACGTGACGGTCGTGCGAACGATCGGACGCCTCGAAGAGGGCGGCCTGGTGAGCACCGAGCCCTACAGGCCCATCGAGCTGACGGCGAAGGGCAAGCGGCTCGCCCGGGCCTGCCGCGAGCGGCACGAGGTGGTCTACCGCTTCCTGCTTGCCATCGGCGTGCCCGAGAAGGTCGCCGCCGTGGACAGCGAGGGGCTCGAGCACCACGTCAGCAAGGCGACGCTGGCCAGGTTTAAGGCGATCGCCGAGGGCTCCGACGGGGGCCGGGCCGGGCCGGGTGGCGGCGATCCGTAG